The Rhinolophus sinicus isolate RSC01 linkage group LG15, ASM3656204v1, whole genome shotgun sequence region CAGCCGGCCTTTGGGCGGTTCTAAGGCAGCTGCTGTGGCAGCACCGGTGTGACCGGCTTCTCAGACCACAGCCATCTCGGGAGAACCGGCCAGTTCAGACTGGAGACGAGGTGGCAGTAACTAGAGCCTAGTCTGGCACATGCCCCTAGCCACCTGTTAGCCTGCCTTGGATTAGAGCTGCTTTGATGAACAGGGTCAGGCTGGGTTGGCACAAGACTGTCCCTGGCCCCTCTCTAAGAGGCATTGGCTCCCTGTGCTGGAAGGTGaggcagaaagggaaagaaagcagcTCTGCTGCCCAACATGCCGATGGACACACTTGGCCTGGATCTTGACATTGGCCTCCCAGGCTCCCCAGACAGGAAGAGGCTCTCGGTCAGGGGTGTGGAGGGCTGAGTTGCCACCGACCTGGGGCAGGTGTGGGAGCAGAGGGGACTCTCTTAGACAGCCCAGAGGAGCAGGTCCGAGCCAGCAAGGGAGGGAGGAGCTGGCTAGATTGGCCCTGGGACCCCTGAGCTCATTCTGTGAGAGGACCCCTTGGGAAAAACTGAAGGGACAGTGTCATCTCTTCCTCCTCACACAAGAACACCGTATGAGCAAAGAAATTGGGctggtgggagaggtgggggccTCACACCAccccacccagtcagttctcccgTACGGCTCACCCTGGCCAGAAGCCCCCCTACTCCCAGCTCTTGGGAGACACTGATCCTTCTTGCCACACGTCTGACAAAAGGTAAGAGCACCAGGCTGGAATCCTGAAGCCTAGTCTCCCCGTCAGGGAACCCCGGGGAGGTACCCCATGTCCTGAATGACCCAGAGGCCACCAGGGGAGCCGTACCAGTCCAAAGCACCCTGGCAAAACCTAGGATTGGTGTCTGACACAAAGGAATGTAAAGGTGAAGTCACCCCGCCTCGCAGTCAAATGTTAGCCAAATCTGGCCGGCTGGCAGACCCATCCTGTGGCCAGCTCTGCTAGCAGCCCCCACAGCAGGGTCCCAGGCTCACTGTCATCACCAGCTTCTCTCACCCTGGGCAATGCCAGCCACATGGGGGCTGGGGGCCACCACTGAGCAGAGGGGCCCCACCGGCTCTCCTTGTCCCTGGTGAGCCAGCAGGGGTGTGAAGGGTGAGACCTGACAAACTCGTTCTGCGGGCTGCAGGTGAGTGAGGGAGGATTCTCTGGAGCCAGCTCCATGGGGACTCAGGTCTTCTCTCTGTTCGGCATAGCCTGGCGGAACCCCGGCAGGAACCCAGCTCAGCATGGGAACCCAGCTCAGCATGGCAGCCAGCAACTTCCTGCAGGAGATGCGCTCGGTGGGCGAGAGGCTGCTGCTCAAACTGCAGAGGCTGCCCCAGGCCGAGCCCGTGGAGATCGTGGCCTTCTCGGTCATCCTCCTTTTCACAGGTCAGTCAGGGCTCTCACATTCTCTTCCGCACCCGTGGCTCTTCCTGGCATCCGGGAGATGAGACCACGGTGCTAGCCAGAGGGCTGAGAGAGGTGGCTGTGTGCCTCCAGGCAGAGGGGGAGAAGCAGATGTCCCATGGGGGAAACCCAGGGACTTCTCCTAGTCCTCTGACATGCTGCTCGAGTGAGGGGGGTGGTACTGGGAACCAGAGGCACCCCAGAATCCCAAGGCAAGGATGAAGGGAGCCAAGTTCTGGGCGGTGGAGGAGGTACGACAGGGCGGAGGTCAGGGCCCTGGTGGCCGACATAGTCAACACCTCTCGTCAGACGCTGGGGTGTTTTCCGACCAGAGAGCTGGACCTTTGAGCCAGGCCTCCGGAGGGGCTTCTTCGGCAGGAGGGGGCgttctttctcttcccacccgtgccctctgcctctccccccaATCCTCCAGCCACAGTCATGCTGCTGCTGCTCGTAGCCTGTAGCTGCTGCTGCGCTCAGCCCAGAGGCAGAAAGGCTCACGTGCGGCCCGTGACCCCGCCGTGAGGGATGGAGACACGActgagcagcagctggagaggaggCTGCCGGAGCCACGGTCCACGTGTCAGCCCGGCCCTGTAGCTCTCCCCCCTCAAGACCAAGGTCCACTGTGTCAGCTCTGGCCAGTAACTGCCCGGGAACTGGACACTGATACCTGGAGGCTTATCGGGGAAATAAGGGCTGTTACGGCCACAAGACCTCCACCTGCCAGTGAACACGGTGCCAAGGAGGAGCTGACTGTTCCAAGGACCGAGCAAGCCACCACGGTCCTTGGCCTACCTGCACTTTTTAACAAAACACGGAAGCGGGGTCCCCAAACCTCGATGGAGAACAGCCTGCACCTGTGGGGAGCTGGCCCTTGGGGTTCTGCTGACCCACACCAAAGAGGAACGGTCACCCAGAGGGACTTCGTGCAACAGCTACGGGATCCCAAGCTCCCTGCCAGAGAGGGGGCATGTCAGTATTCTAGTCCAGTATTTGCCTGTTTCTTTCCCAGTAAAAGCTTTTTGGTTATGCGCTTCTGTGGCACCAGGCTCCCTGGGCAGGGCTCTGGGCCAGAATTCCAGGGGTGTGGCCAGTGACTGTCCTTTCAGGCCTCTGCTCTCCCTGTGCCcatgctggaaaaacacacaggCAGGAATGCCACACAGGAGGGCATGCCACGGAACCAGTGAAGGGTGCAGTGGAATTCCTGTCGAGCACTAGTTGCACTAGCTCTGTCTCCCAAATGCCTTCTCTGTAAAGATGGAGGCTGTGTGTGCCCCaggcaggtgctggctcagaAATGCCACTTCAGTTTGCATTGCCATTCACTTTAGCCTGCACACCCCACACTAGCAGGCTCAGGCCACTGGGTCTTCTCAAACTTCTAGAGTAAAAGAAGAGGTCAGGCCCCTAGTACCACCTGTGACCTACGTCCCGACCCCTTCGCCCTTTCCCCACTCGTGTGCCACACTGTGGGTTCAGAGCTTCGCCCCCACCACTCACCAGCCATGAGTAGAGGTCAGTGACCCAACCTCCCTGAGCCATGGTTCCTCCCTGTAGAACAGGGCTAGTCCTGGTAACTGCCTCCTGGGCTAAGCGCGTGAGGAGAAACTCAGATGAACCATACGGAGCACTTGGCAGTGCGGGGTGTACCCTAAGAACTCTGCTGCGATGGTCAGCCGCTCTACGCAAGGGGCCGGCCCAGAGCAACGGGGACCCATTTGAAGGGCTGGTCCTACTGAAATGCAACACTGActttgcctccctcccttccatttaCTTTGTCTTCCAGAGAAGTCTCCAGGTAGAACTACAAACCTAGGAATGATGGTAGGGGAAGCAGAGGCCCCCACGGcacctccccttccttccccacggGTCCCCCAGAGCCAAAATGCAGAGTCTGCATTTTTGACATGCTTCTGTCATCTTGGCCTGGGCAGCCCCTGCTCTGCTGCCTGGGAGCAGCACCCCATCCATCCAGAAAACAGGGACTGGGGAAGGGATGCTGGCCCCTCCAGCTGGCAGGCGAGTGGGAGTCGCTCTCTCCCTGGCTGGTTTCACTTCCTAGTGTTCATAGACTTATCTGATGGGTTTGGTGTGGACTGAGGACTCAGAGAGGAAGTGCCTCcacacaaaatgaaagaaattctaGAATCTGCCTGTACCCTCCATCCCCTCACCAAAGAATAGGATTcagcataataataatagtggtgatgatgatgatgaccaaAATTCACTAAGGGCTTAAACATGCTCAGGCTTTGTCTTAAGGGTTCTgatacagataaataaatgtcATTGTCACAACAACGCCAATGCTATAGATGccattatcacccccattttaaagatgaggaaatcaagCCTTAGTGATACTGGGTAACTTGTCTTAAGTCCAACCAgctggaaagtggcagagccagcatcTGGGCCCAGCCCGGCTGGCTGCAGAGTCCCTGCTCGCCACACCCAGGGGCTCCGAGGCCTCCCACTTGTAGTGTCCATTAGGCTCTGATTCTATTACTCTCCATAAACCAACCCTACATCCCAAACACCCACACCCAGAACTGTCTCAAAATAACCTGTGAGCGAGCGGGTGGGGCCCACTAGGTCTCCCTCCCAGAAGAAAAACACTGGATGGACGGCACGGGAAGCCCGCCTTTTTCAGTCCCTGCACCGAAAGCTGGAAGGTCCCCAGGAAGCTCTGGGTTCAGCAGCTGCTCCAACAGCACGGCAGTCCAAGCCCCGTGTGACTTTGCCCTAAGCAAGTTTTCATTAGCATCGAGAATGTCCCTTCCTGAGGATGGCTGAACCTCTTTGCTACAAAAGATCCTGGCTTCCTGGTCCAGCTGCCAAGAGGTAGAAACCAGACAGCCTTGGGCACCAGCAGGCTGACCAGCCGGTTTATGTGCATTTTCCTCTTCTATGTCAGGCAGGACCTAAGTGCGAAGTCCAAATAAGATGCTAtctgtccctgccctcagagggcTGACTACTCCCCATTCCTTGGCACACTGGCACACACTGAGCACTGCCCCCAGTGGCTCTGCAAGCTGTTGGGCCAAGTCCCGGGCAGACTTCATTCCCACTCAGCTCAGCCAACCCGATGTGCTGCAGACACAGCAGCCTGCACACTCCCAGCACGGGTCTTCTCAGGGGAAGATGTGGCATGGAGAGGAGCAGCAGTTCCCCCATGGTGGGAAAGAACAAGCAGAGAGGCACAGCAAGACGGGTGGTGGCCATAATGGGGCGGCCATCAGGCTGTCTTGGGCCCGGAGAACGTCTGGCTGACCCTGGATGCCATGTCTCTCCATTGCCTCGACTGAGCCACCATCAGTGTTTGCCTGCGGTCACTGCAGCAGCAGCCTAGCCAGTTTCCGCACTCACCTCACCAGTCTCTtcgtgtcccccacccccaacggTGGCTTCTGCCACCACACAGTGGTCTCTCGGTTCCTCAAAAGGGTTTCACAATGCACTaaagatctgtgcattttactGTCTGTACGTTACGCCTTATCAGACACTGCAGTAAGTCGACCGGTGCAAGAATTGCATTAGAACTTGGCAGAGAGCATACAAAGAGGTTTTCTCCTAAATCTGTTTTTAACATCTGAAAGCAATCTATAATAAAAGTCTTCACAACGACCGACATATTTGCTTGAGGGTAATACCGATTCCAGACCATAGAAAAACTGAGGACAAATTAATTGTGTCCTTAAAAACAGTTGTCTCACTCTCCCTGGGACCTGCGGCCTGCCCTGGAACCCTGACTCCTAATCCTAATTCTCACAGAGTCCTAGCACACGCGTCACCCCTTCCAGCGGAGTGCCCGGGGCCCCAGCCAGGCCCGCCTTCTCCTGTCATTCTTCCCTGCATGGCAAACACTTGAGTAGAATTTTCTGATCGGGGCCAGCAATTGATTGAAAAAGTAGCTTAAGCAACTACTGTGTATGTGACACATGCACGCTATACACACCTCATTTTAAACTGAAACATACACAGGCACATTCCTTGGCTAATTTTTTCAATGTAAGGCCAGGGCCTTTTCTCTGAGTGTGGGTTGCCTCTATTGTCTATTTGCCAGTTTGGATTTCCTTAAAGCAGAGGAAGAACTCAAAGATACCTGCAAAGAAATCCGAGTGTGAAATCCTTCTGGAATTTCACAAAATGTTTACAGTTGCCCAcatcaaaataatgttttggcAGGAACATGACTTGAAGATGCCAAAGTCATTCGAAAGTGGTCCGGTCGGTACTCACAGAAACAACTCTCTCTCCACTCACTCAGGTACAACACAGCCTCCGAGCTCAGAGCctgtggagctgagctgagctgagcggCTGGGTTCCAACCCCTGTGCAGTTCTTTCTTAGCTGTAGGcctgggtaagttacttaacctctgtgcctGTTCCCCAGCTGTAAAATTGGGGTTTGGGCTATTCTTGtcgcttcatttttttctgtgatgttaAGTGCAGTTCTGTAATTACAGTAACTGCCACAAACAGGTTTGGGAACAAACAGCTGACTCCTGACAAGCATCCAACTTAACTGCTGGAGCCAAAGTGCAAGGATGAGATGGAGACTAGCCCACTGGCCGGGAGCATTGGGCAGGCCAAGGGCATTAGTCAGGGTGTTTTACAGAAGAAAACGCGAAGCGTCAGGTAGGCCAGGGGTCAGTGCAGCCCAGGATTGGGAAGGACCTCGCTGACTTGCCCGTCATCTGCCTCCTCCCGCCCGGGCTGCCTGGCAAGGTTTACACAGCACAGGGCTCCGACATGCCCAGGGACTGCTAAGTGGTACGAAGTGGGGCCTGGGCATAGGCCTTTAGAAAAGCTCCTAGATGATTCTACAAGCGGGGTTGAGGACGGCTGCTCTAGACGGCTGGacagcagggcctggcacagctCCTGGCCACAGCAGGCACTTGAATCCTGCCCTATAAAGAATGGTGGCTACCAGGTTTCACACGCCAGGGCACTGGCCCCAGTGCCACTTCCTAGCTGCCCTATTGCACCAGTGGGTACTACATGAAGCTGCTGAGGCCGTGCCTGAGAGGCAGGTCCCGAGGGAGACATTAGGGCTCCACAGGAACCCAGGGCCTCCATGTGATAAACACTTCCACCCACAAACTCATTCCAGGAGGTGCCAGCAGCAGCTGCAGTTAATTATTATACACGATGCACCACAGGAAGGGAGCAGTCTGTGTGGCAGTTCCAGCCCCAGGGCTTCCCGAGCCCTGGACAGGTCCTTTCATTCGACAGGTCATCTAAACAGTGAGCGGAGGTAGGACCCAGCCACAGGTGAGGCGGATGGGTGGCTTGGAGCAAAGGCTCTGGATCCAGCCTCTTCCTCTACCCACCGCAAGTCTGACTTCACTTAGTTAGGTCACCTCAACCCACATACCCTGAGCAGCCCCCTCACAAATGACATCACAGAAGGGCAGACACAGCTGGGGGTAAGGGTGAAAGGCAGACAGGGACCAGGGGTTGCTAGGCAATGCGCCCTGGCCCACCTTTGTTCGCTCTGGTGACAGCAGTGAGGTCTGGTCGGGGCCACTTGGCAAGGAGAACACCTTTTCCTCAAGTTGCTTCTTGAAGGCAGAGTGCAGCTCTGGTCACCTGCTGGCCAGTGTGGGGCCTGACGGACTCCCCTCTCTTAGGAAACAGGAGTGTTAACAGCAGAATCAGGTAATGACTGCCTTCTTCTCCACCTGTACTGCCTTCAACCGGCTACAAGCTTGCAGTCTGCCGATCTTAGCTATGTTTCTAGAAGACTAGTTAGTCCTACTGTTTTTAGCTGCCTCCAGAGAAGTTTACTAAGGTCTCAGCTTCGGTCAGTCGACTCTTGGTGACTCTGGTCATCTCTCAGAATGTTTCCCAAACGTTGGTGATTGAGGCAGGACAAAGAGGAAGGACCTAGAGCAGTGCTTTTTACATTCTAGCTGAGTAGGTCTGAGGATGGGAGAGGAAGTCCTTGCTCGCACCAGGGCTGCTCAGGAAAGGGGTGAAGAACCCGGAGGTAGCCTCCCAGAAAAACCCAAGGGTCCCCTCTGTGGGTGCCAGTCCGTCTCCTGTTTCTACAGGGAGGAACGTCCATTTGTTGCTTGCCAGAGGCATCGAGCCCAAAGACCCACCTCCCCTTCGGTGTCTACGAGCTGCAGAGGTGGGCCAGCTGTTTGGAGGTTGCTCCAGAGGGTgaagttgggggtggagggggtggtgaGTAGCACCTGGGCCACGGCCCTGCAGAGGGCCCTGCACTCAGGGCCTCTGTCCCCTTTTCCAGGTTCACATGGACATGGACACACTGATAACTAAACAGAAGCACCTCTGGAATGATGAGTTCTGGGAGAACCCCTGGGACCAGGGGAGCCTGGCAGTGATCGGCTTATTCATCACCATGACCCTGTTTCTCATCTTGTTTGCTACTATATTTGGTGTGTGCTCTCCGCTTGAGAGGCGCAACCAGTATGAAGAGTCGTGACCTGCTTTCTGGGGGCCAAGAATGGGGCCACCTGTTATACACGGTCAAAACCCCACGTACCTTGTCCTCAAAGCCCTCTGAACAGTCTGGAGTTACACTTGTTTTTATATGATTGTGTGATAAGTGGCTGTCTTCTCCCCTGGACCAAGCACCAAGAGCAGGGGACGGGTCCCTTTGTGCTCACTGCTGTACCCCCACGACCAAGGTGCCTGCACAGAGTCAGTACCCTCCAGTATTTGCTGGTTGAACAAATGGATACATGAGCAACTGAGCGAGCAACCAGATAAACCGAAGTCTGCTGGGCTGTTGGCTCCCACAGCGCAGAGAATCCAGGAGATGACAGAGCCCAGCTCAGCCTAGACCTAAACACAGAACACAGAGCTGTCCTTCCCTCTCAGACAAGGTGCCAGAGGTTGCCTCCAGCCTAATTCCTGTTCCTTTTGACAAGGTAAAGAGCCCTGTCATGAACAGTCCTTTTGACAAGGTAAAGAGCCCTGTCATGAATAGTCAGATGTGCTGCATGGCCAGAGCTCAGAGAAGTCACTGCatgcagagaagagaggaaacgCGCTGGTGTCCCGCTCTGGTCGCATTCACCTGACGCAAGTGTCTCTTCTGTTGGTCTAGAGATGCCCAGGTAGCCCTCACAGGTCCCACCGCCCCCATGCCCCCAGACCCTACAATGCCGCCTTTGTAGAAATGTACCCACCTCTGCCAAAGCCACCACACTGGCCTGTCCCTTGCTGCCAGGTCCCCTCCCTTAGCAAACAGCTGCTTCAACTTCAACTCAGGACTATTCTTAGAAAATGGGCAACTATCTGGAGGGGAAGGGGCCTTTTCTTCACGTTACACACCATTTATGCAGTAAAGAAACATTGCCAACTACTCAAAGAGCAGTTTCAAATCCAGCCACACCAGCGGTGTTTATTCCATCCCAGGCCCTGGAAGTCTTGGAAACTGGGACCCTCACAAGTAGCAAATGAGACAGGAGAAATGAGGTTGCACAAGGGGCAGCAGAAGACCTACTGATGCCCGGAGCCCCCAACACTAAGAGGCTGCCTGGTATGAGGCAGGAGAAATAAGG contains the following coding sequences:
- the SMIM5 gene encoding small integral membrane protein 5; the encoded protein is MGTQLSMAASNFLQEMRSVGERLLLKLQRLPQAEPVEIVAFSVILLFTATVMLLLLVACSCCCAQPRGRKAHVRPVTPP
- the ERLN gene encoding endoregulin — encoded protein: MDMDTLITKQKHLWNDEFWENPWDQGSLAVIGLFITMTLFLILFATIFGVCSPLERRNQYEES